The Primulina huaijiensis isolate GDHJ02 chromosome 10, ASM1229523v2, whole genome shotgun sequence region TTCTTTAGGAAACACGAAATTCCTATTCGAGGGCATACCATTCTCTGGGATAAGCCAATGATGAACAGCCCATGGATTCACGAGCTTTCTCCACGACAACTCCTCAATGCAGCTGTTCGTCGGATGGGATCTGTTATGTCTAGATATGCTGGCAAACTAGCATCATGGGATGTAATAAATGAGAATATTCACTTCTCATTTTACGAAGATGAGATGAGGCCGAACGCGTCGGCTATGTTTTTCAAGCTCGCTCAGGCGTTGGATCCAGGGACTACGATGTACCTAAACGAGTATGCTACACTCGAATACCCTTTGGATATGGAGGTCAGTCCATCCATGTATGTGGAAATGCTTAGAAGCATTAGATCCTTCCCCGGAAATGAGAACATGGTGGTGGGGTTGGGACAGCAAGGTCATTTTACATATGACAGATTAAACATATCTTATGTACGTGCTGCCTTGGACGTTCTTGGTGCCACCAAAATGCCAATATGGCTCACAGAACTCGACACTGAAAGAGGCCCTGATCAGGTGACTCCTGATCTTAACCTACATTGATTACATTCATATTTATTCCAAAAAGACCTTGAAACCTGAATATGTAGCtaataacaaacaaaacaaggatCAAAGTGGTTCTTTCTGATAATTTCCAGTTGCTAACTTGATTATAGATCATGGAGTTGGAAGAGGTCTTGCGGGAGGTCTTCTCACATCCTGCTGTTGAAGGTATTGTCCTGTGGGCAGGATGGAAACCCACAGGGTGTAACAAAACGTGCTTAGAAGACAAGAATTTCAACAAGTTGGCAAAAGGGTGCGCTCGTATGTGCTTCACCGACAACAACTTCAAGAACTTCCCTTTAGGCGATATGGTCGATAGATTGATTAGAGAATGGAGAACTACATATCTGAAGGGGGCAACAAACAAGAAAGGAGTTTATCAGCCTCTGGTGTTTCATGGAGACTATACTTTGACGTTCACTCATCCTAGTAGCGATCGGAAAGTGACGCGGCTAGTGAACGTGACTAAGGATAGTTGGGAGCCGTTGGAGATTCAGGTTGTTCTTTGAGAGTATATGTGTAGTAGTGTTTTATGCATTCCTCAGAGAAACGTTAGATTTTGAAGTTGAGattcatcacttaaataaattcttgtttattttattattttgtgaatcagttaaataaaaaattcttaaaattataatatgttttAGGAAATATTGATATCTTAATTATCTTGAAAGTCATATGTAAGTGCTAAAAGCTTCAAACGttaatatgtatataaataaaaggTCAGAAAAAGTTCACAAAGGGGTGGTGGCGCAGTTGGCTAGCGCGTAGGTCTCATAGCTTCTGAGTTATCCTGAGGTCGAGAGTTCGAGCCTCTCTCACCCCATTCCCATTTTATcaattcttaattaattaataataaattatttattttgttaataataataataattgagtcCCAGAgcacataataattaattatcattCTGATAAGAATACATTTTGTAAAAAActttacatataaataaaaaaacaaattttgaagaaACTTAGTATAAGTTTTTTATATGTGGCTTGACCTTCTTAACTTTGGCAAAAACTCGTGTGAGATAATTTCACGggtagtattttgtgagacggatctcttatttgggtcatccattaaaaaatattaatttttatactaagagtattacttcttattgtgaatatcggtagggttgacccgtctcatagataaatattcgtgagaccgtttcacaaaagACATATTCCTTAACTTTTATGAATGGTTATGACCTCTTATTGAATCAAAAATTGCATATATTGGATAAACTAATCAAACCTTGAAAAATTTAGAGGGAACGAAATAATATCTTTGggtatatttaattaaaaaaaaatgaacaagTTTATCAAAGAGAATTCAGACACATCAAATTTTCCTATTGTTACCatacaaatattcaaaaaaatttccccttaaattataaaataaaaaggatAAAATTGTATATGTTCTTTTTATAACATAAACTTGCAAATTAAATCCAAAAATATGAATTTCAAGTTTCTTTTTTTGTTCACAAAGTATCAACTTGTACAACAATCAAATCCAATAAATCAACTTTGATCCAAAAACCCTTAATACTATTGTTTCTATTAATATAAAAAGATCAGAATTTTGATATAACCGACCTTAGCTCAGTTGGTAGAGCGGAGGACTGTAGTCGTCGATAGCAATCCTTAGGTCGCTGGTTCGAATCCGGCAGGTCGGATTTTTTGTTTGGGCTATTAAAAAAGCCCATCAAAGCGAAGCCCACACAGATACTATCCAGCACTTACCAGAATCGGAGTTGTGGAAGGATTGTTAATCATAGAAAATACACTCAAATTTCATATTCTTCACGCAAATTACAGATAAATAATGTTGAAATCTACAGAGAGTAAAACATCACAACTACTTTATTACAAAGGTCGATCGAACACCTTCACAATCCAACGGCACACTGAAGAAGCAAAGAATGGCTTGAACCGAGCATAATAATATGAGCGTTTACGTCAAATCGTTAAGCAGACAAGACTTGACAGTGCCGTCGGCAGTATTTTTCGAATTCGATGCTTAAAAGGGTTGGTTTCTGGCATTTGAAACACCTGTGGCCTACCATCTTGCATCTCCTTTAACTATAATTATATACAAAAGACTCCATTTAGAAGCGTACGACAATGCATGAGATATCATCTTTACTCTCTCTGTTCAATGCTTCTGTGGCTAATTGCTTGGCTGCCTTCTGTGGATCCTTGATCTTCTTTGCTACATCTACAGCTTCTTGATTTGACATCACCTGGAAATGGATTGAATATGAGTCCTAGGATTGATAAATCGAAAGTTTGGAAGAGGAGAAAAGACTCGAGGGGTGGAGGATAAGACCTTCCACAAGCCATCGCTGGCAAGAATAAGGAGATCAGTTTCATTATCAATATCAGCATTGGTGACATCTGGATCGGATCGTAGGTGCAATTTTATGTTCTTGTCTCCGAAAGCACGAGAAACTGCCAACTGCCCGTCCACTCTAGCAACATCTCCTGTTACAAAATGTTATCAGTACTACAAGTTTCGTGACTATATCTATTTTAAAGACAATCCACACCAGTGACATGGAGCATAAAGAAATGGAACACGCCCAACAAGATCTGTAAAATTCTGCTGAAACTCAATATAAATTTTCTTCACAAGGAAATTTAAATTTCGGGGAAACCAGAACATAGTTCTACATGTACTCGTTGAAATAAGAAATTTAGGTAGGAAAATCGAAGGTTTGGAGAACtgacggaaaaaaaaaatttcaaatcaagaTTTGCTTTCCAATATCCTCCTTTCCGCTGGGCTAGCACGATTGAGAAATAGATAACCAGCGAACAAATATGTAATGTTTAATATACACCATTTCTTCTTTCAAGTCGCAGGTAACCAGTAGTACCAGGTATGTTAGAGACAAATCCGCCTCTGTTCTCAATGTCGTCCCTCTCCGTGTTTGGCTCGTGATCAATACTCATCTGTATAGCTTGTCCCCTCCTGGAAAGCACTGCTCGTGAATCTCCAACATTGGCCACCCAAAGCCGTCTGCAGTCGATAAGAATCGCATTGACCGCAGTGGACCCACCTCTACCCAGCTCGGGATTGTGTGAGAGAATCGCCTGATCCGTTCTCTCATATGCTTTTGCTACAGACCTGCTAGGGTCAACCCAAAACTCCTCCTGGAATCATTCAAGAATGTGGAAGTAGAACCATTAACTGCGTCTTATACAGCCGGGTAAGTTGATGAGAACCAACTATTTAAGACATCAGTATAGATACAACAGTTGGAAACCGAATGCAAGGTACACATAACAGGCACCTCTCAAACTAAGAATGTCACACGCCCACCAGGCAAGCTCAACTCGAGCATGGCTGAATCAAGCTTTTTTAAATCGAGTTTTCAGCAAAGTCGAGCCCAAGTAATACTTATTTCTATGGATGGCAACACCAATCACTCCATAAATTATTCAAACAAGGAACTAACCTGCTTTAAAATATTGGGAAACAAATGCTTCTGTAAGTATGCTGGCACACTATCTCCCAGATGGCCATCATAAATAGCAAATAAACCGAGCTCATGACCTTGAAACTGTACAAATTTAGCCACATGGTAATCCTCCATGGGATGATTTGCCTTCCCTTTTACTAAACAGAATCCATATTTCGCATGCCCAACATTGCTTCTTCCCTTGCCCGAGCCATATTTAGAACCCTGTTGAATCGAGAAAAAAAGAACCGATTCAAAGTTTTTACAGAAATGAGAGAAAATCATTCATTCTTCGGACTGAAATAACATAAAATACAATAGCTAAAGGGGATTAAAAAGAACAGCAAGAAAATGCAAATTTAATCTAGATGCATAAGAATTTTCTAACAAATTACAAGTATGATCGAAGATTCCATAACAAACTAGTATCACCGAAAACAAGACATACATGATCGGAGGCAATCCCAcaaattaaatcttaaaatgcAAAATTAAGTAATTTCTCATCCGACTCCACATCATGCAAGCACCCAAAAGCCGATTATATGAATCTCAAAAGTACAAATGAAACATAATAAACCTTAAAAACAGACAGCAGAGAAACAAGGCCTTACCTGTGAATTGAAACAGCAGAGAGTATCCATATCAAAGAACACCTCAACCTTCCCCTATCAAGACCAAATCTCTACCATGTAATGACACCGTAGAAAATCCACAACCTGCGAGATGTTTAAAGAAATTTTGATTCATAATCACACACCCCCAAAATAAagagaaaattaataataatcaagaatcCACATATACCGTTCAGGaatcaagaaaacaaaatgGGAATTCCCAAACATAGATTCTACTCACCGATTCAGCTCTGtccaaaccaagaaaacaaaGTGTGCGGAAACTGAATAAATGAATCCAAGAATCACGCTAAACTATATCCTCCAAGAATATCCTCCGAtgaatacaataaataaatttacacAAAGAAGCTCCTAAGAGAACTGAAAAAATCAAGAACAGAACTGGTAAAAGAAGTTCAACGAAAAATGGGTCATAAATTAGCTGGTGTGAAAGCAAAAATGTCTGCCCGGTGGCAAAAGTTTTGGGCTTTGGTCTTCCCCCACGTTGACTTTGTCTTTCAGTTCTTGTCTATATTAGCAAAACAAGTGTTACGGGGACCTGTTtgagttttttattattattttttatataataatttcaagAAGAGGATTGATTCATagttttttcaaattcaaagtTCTCGGGTTTGGCCTTTTTGTAGCCTGGTCCTACTTCAGATCTCATATCTTGTAATTATATGTCTAAATGGTTATTTGTATAATTGTATCTTTCTTTTTGCtttttggataaatattttatatatatttactttaaaAGCAGGAGCATAGCTCTTTTTTcgcatatattaaaaaaaaacttaattcaGATCATGTACGTTGCCATATAATTTtcctgttttctttttttaagcCTATTTTTcctattttctaaaataaaatcatgtacgtAGCCATATCAATAATGTCTTGTTCcccgtgattttttttttttcattttcacaaTTTTCAAGATATCATTAgttgttcaaaaaaaaaaagatatcattagttgattttataatttcataatatttaaaagtatttcctTGCCTAGCTCACCATTATTCTCACAAATATCAATTTGTACCTCACATCAACTTCTAAAAATACTTCCGAATATATAATTGTCAGGTTCAcgaaacattaaaaaaatagagcaaaaaataatattctaggGAACATGTCATGAATTAATTAACAAACATCACAATAATGGATATTGGAATCTCTCATTCGAAAAAACAAAAAGGAATCAAATATGAACTCAGAACAAAACAAGAAGCACGGTTATCTTGAGTAGGATGAGCAACATGACGGGGGATCTGGCCGCGGACCAACCCGAGCTTGCGGGAACCGGCGTAGGAGAAACATCATTTGCTCCAAAACTGCTACTGAAACTAGGAGACAACGGTGATGCCGACGGAGAAAGAGCTGTGGCAGAAGGTTTAGTTAAGACCTTGTACAATgaacaacatatatatatacatacattcatacatacatatatatatatatatatatatatgtatatgtatgtatatatttatatatataatgatggAAAAGAAGAAACCCGAAAAGGGAGTCCATCGACATGGTGTATACCTGGAGCAGCAGCACCACTGGCAGTGTCGTTGCTCACTGTGGATCGGAAGACAAGAAAATATCAAGTGGCAAGCAAGAAACTGTTGTTTTTTTAACTCGTGAAAAAGAATATAATGCATGCATGAATCTGTGGCTACATAAACAGATTGATAGAAACTACATATGACCCCGATTGTAAGTGATGAAATGCAATTATACCGAGATATTTGGAGTTGGCTGAAGATTTTATATTGTGATTTTGAATGGTACTTcatgtttttttattctttaGCGACGGACGTTGCTtcgataaaaattaaattcatgTAAATTTCTATGCAAATTAAAATACACTGAATTCTTGAGAAGGTGATAAAACTTACGGCCACAGTTACCGACAGAGGGAGCAGAGACGTGACAAGCATCGGGCAAGGTGAAGGCCTTTTTCACATCAAGAGTCACCCCAAGCTGTGCGCTGTTTCTGAACGTCTCGCACAGACAATCAGCGTCTGTCTTGAGCACCATTTTTAGCCCAGAACAGCATGTTCCCTCCGGCTTCTTGAGGGTGCTTCCGGCCATCACGAAGGATAAGCAGTCGGCCATGTTCAACACCAAACTCGTGCAGTCCACAGCAGGCGGCGGTGCCACCTGCGCCGCGGAACAGACTACGGAGAATAGTGCGAACAGAGACAGCATGCAGAAGAAGGGAACGCTGCTGCTTGCTGCCATTCTTGATTTGTGTATGAGAGAAAATGGAAGTTGAATTAAAGGTGAAAGAAAAGTAGCCAAATCGCGTGATTTGCGTGCAATTTATGTATGGATTTCTTGTtaaaaatgcataaaattttcaaatttatagaGAGAATAAAAGTTACACATGCATGTCATTTGGACTAATTATTTAGCTGCATGAAGTGGGAATATTTTATGAGCACCATAATTGCATGTATGGGCCATCTCTCCAATACCCCAAGATCTTGAATTTGAGAAGGgaatcaaaaaaaatttataaatcaaatcataaATGGCACTTTTTAAAAAAGTACTTCATATTTATCTCTTATTCGAGACCTAATTAAGATTAGGGCAAGAAAAGATATGTTTTTCTCCATTCTTatcaataattatatataaagttttagtttttaaaaagaGTTTGTGCGCATTGCTCTTTGACTGTCACTTTTAAGATGTGAAAAAAGTTGAACGTGGAGGGAATGAGTGTGCGGCAAATGATTAGTAGGCCTCACCCACATCACACTTAATGGATTTGGTGCAATTGGTTTTTAACTTTTCAAAAGGAAACTAAAGCTTTCAAATTGGTCCGTTTTATGGGAACGTGACCTGTTAGGGCAATATCTAATCATGTACTCAAGAATTCATATCTCTAACATATGTGTAATATTAATGTAACAGTGTCGACGTGACAACacacataattaaatttaggataTTATCTTTATGGTAACTCGaattgatcatatcaaaatatcgACACGACCTTAATTAATGATGTGTTATTTCAACATCGATATTATTAGACTTTGACGATATTCGTAACCAAAAGTTCCAACTTTGTTAGTATCACATGTAATACATATGCTTTTGTGGCATAATCATGACAATGCTTATTAATTAATGTTGCTAAATTAAGATTGATGAAAAGAGCAAATGCAAGATTCCTACTTTCTTGCCGTGCCACCTTTTTTTATAGTTGTCATTTTTTAAGTATGCAATATAATTATGAGGTCATATTACAGCACCACTTATTAGTAAGAGTCATTTGcaagaattatttttttttttaaaataaaaaaaagatctTATTTCACCTTTATACATAATTATGAGGTCATATTGcatcaactatttttttaaaaaaataaaataaaaaattgtgcaTTTCTGTTACTGCAAATCATCCTTAATTATTGGTAAGGTGATTTGTGAGTTTTAAAGAAGAGAAATTAAAGGACAATCATCTTAAGAATATAGGGCAAGCATATGTCATGATTTGCGAAGATGTGATCGGGAGCATGAAGCGTATATTAAGTAGATGAAATTATGAAGTTAAAAGCGTGTATTTGGTGAAGAGCTCCGGAAGCACGCTTTGTCCATCAACTTTCGGTTGCTTTAGCCCATAACCATAAGTGGACTTCTGTGTTTCATAAAGTTTTTTTACTTTCCACCTGTTATATATTAATTAGCCTTTGGATCCAtgaatttcattaattttaaatatatttttattgtttagataagtaaaaacataaatttcgaatttattaattaaatatttttatattacttCATGTTAATTAAGATTTATTTCAAGTTTACTCAATTAtaatgtcatttgaaatttattctattttgtaataataatgtgtaaataaataatatatatatttaagatttGATCTATTATCTCaatgtaaataataaaattataatcgaaatctaatgatttcaaattcatttactCAAACGCAAACTTgggatattttcaaaaataaagaataagaGAGCTAGTCATTTCAAAGAGCAGaagtcaaatatcaataatttaaaGACATCCAATCACTTAGAAGCTTGAAATTTAGAAATACTATGAGTACTTAAAAGACactaaactatttaaaaaaaaaaatcatttctaataaattttaattttgtaccttagccatttgaaaattttaagaacCCGCAATTAATTTTCTTgtcaaaaaaggagaaaaaaaaggGCCGGGGTTccaaataaaacaagaacaaaaacaaaaataatttaacatatgcATGATGCTTCGTATATATGGAACAAATACACTTAACTTTCTTtaaacttttaatattttagtttttttaaagcATAATCACGATTTCACTATAGATAGGTCTAAGACTTCTGCTACATAATAAATTACATCTTATGCTACACCTATTAGATTTAGATCGGAAGtgtttttcttattatttttatattattagatCACGTGGATCCTTCACATATTTAAAAAAGTtgacgtatatgttgatgatccaATAACTAAAATTTAACAACGGAAAGAAATATTCTAggcataatataaaataatatgatattgtGTGACAAAAGATTTCATTGTTGAGCATAAGTTTAAATAATAGATCTTGAACttaaatttacaatttttttaaaaatgaaattacaTAAGTTTGAGACATTTTTTAGGATCAATAATATTCccaatttgaaaatatttgtggaATTTAATTGGTGTGGGTGGCAAATAGCAATCCCCAAAGAGAGAAGGAAGAATGGTCAGGTCCACTACTTCATAGGTCGGATGAAACAATAGTTGTTCGTCTCATGTGATTGGTCAGATATCTATCCTCTATCCTACTTGGCTGCTCTTGCCACGCTTCTTTTGATTTCCCTATGCAGATAACGTCCCTTTAAGTCTTTACTCCATTCTTGAAACTTTATTTCTCAATCGCACACATAACCTAGAGGAGGAGGAGATCAGAGACAGAAATGACTTCTACTTCAG contains the following coding sequences:
- the LOC140986304 gene encoding probable protein phosphatase 2C 10 → MDTLCCFNSQGSKYGSGKGRSNVGHAKYGFCLVKGKANHPMEDYHVAKFVQFQGHELGLFAIYDGHLGDSVPAYLQKHLFPNILKQEEFWVDPSRSVAKAYERTDQAILSHNPELGRGGSTAVNAILIDCRRLWVANVGDSRAVLSRRGQAIQMSIDHEPNTERDDIENRGGFVSNIPGDVARVDGQLAVSRAFGDKNIKLHLRSDPDVTNADIDNETDLLILASDGLWKVMSNQEAVDVAKKIKDPQKAAKQLATEALNRESKDDISCIVVRF
- the LOC140985988 gene encoding endo-1,4-beta-xylanase 5-like encodes the protein MGKMGVFLQYVKLAIFCSLLVAGSVSADWEYDYTASIDCLKEPLSPQYGGGLVENPKMDFGMQGWNVSGEGTKLEIMQTESGNDYLVASNRHDPRDSFSQTFELKKDVLYSFTAWIQISKGREKVAAFMKVSDQESVVVGSVLARAGCWSMLKGGFQVYQDYNAELYFLSNNTRVELWVDNISLKDFSKKQWRDHQRQSIDRNRKRKLSISVTNEEGEKLVGAHVKLNQIKPHFLLGASTTEAIIDNKAYQKWFLRRFTVTSFNNELKWYYTEKENGKENYTVPDAMISFFRKHEIPIRGHTILWDKPMMNSPWIHELSPRQLLNAAVRRMGSVMSRYAGKLASWDVINENIHFSFYEDEMRPNASAMFFKLAQALDPGTTMYLNEYATLEYPLDMEVSPSMYVEMLRSIRSFPGNENMVVGLGQQGHFTYDRLNISYVRAALDVLGATKMPIWLTELDTERGPDQIMELEEVLREVFSHPAVEGIVLWAGWKPTGCNKTCLEDKNFNKLAKGCARMCFTDNNFKNFPLGDMVDRLIREWRTTYLKGATNKKGVYQPLVFHGDYTLTFTHPSSDRKVTRLVNVTKDSWEPLEIQVVL
- the LOC140986305 gene encoding non-specific lipid transfer protein GPI-anchored 11-like gives rise to the protein MAASSSVPFFCMLSLFALFSVVCSAAQVAPPPAVDCTSLVLNMADCLSFVMAGSTLKKPEGTCCSGLKMVLKTDADCLCETFRNSAQLGVTLDVKKAFTLPDACHVSAPSVGNCGLSNDTASGAAAPALSPSASPLSPSFSSSFGANDVSPTPVPASSGWSAARSPVMLLILLKITVLLVLF